A single genomic interval of Mauremys reevesii isolate NIE-2019 linkage group 24, ASM1616193v1, whole genome shotgun sequence harbors:
- the S100A13 gene encoding protein S100-A13, which produces MAACELTELETAIEKIVSIFFTYAAREGKKGTLTAGEFKELVTLQLPNLMKDVGSLDEKMSSLDVNNDEELKFSEYWRLIGELAKDIKREKVGKKK; this is translated from the exons ATGGCCGCGTGCGAGCTGACCGAGCTGGAGACGGCCATTGAGAAAATCGTCAGCATCTTCTTCACCTACGCGGCCCGGGAGGGCAAGAAGGGGACGCTGACGGCGGGGGAGTTCAAGGAGCTGGTCACGCTGCAGCTGCCCAACCTCATGAAG GACGTGGGCTCCCTGGATGAGAAGATGAGCAGCCTGGATGTGAACAACGACGAGGAGCTGAAGTTCAGCGAGTACTGGCGGCTGATCGGGGAGCTGGCCAAGGACATCAAGAGGGAGAAAGTGGGGAAGAAGAAGTga
- the S100A14 gene encoding protein S100-A14, with protein MGQCHCHKKRKDSQELTDVERAIEIVINNFQRYAVKGRKECLTPNELRELVVQQLPHLSQHVCSLDEKIECLGDPDEAKLEFGEYWAIIGEAAKGCRVKK; from the exons ATGGGCCAGTGCCACTGTCACAAGAAGCGCAAG GACAGCCAGGAGCTAACCGACGTGGAGAGGGCGATCGAGATCGTGATCAACAACTTCCAGCGCTACGCGGTGAAGGGGCGGAAGGAGTGCCTGACCCCCAACgagctcagggagctggtggtgcaACAGCTGCCTCACCTGTCACAG CATGTCTGCTCGCTGGATGAGAAGATCGAGTGCCTTGGGGATCCGGATGAGGCCAAGCTGGAGTTCGGCGAGTACTGGGCCATCATCGGGGAGGCAGCCAAAGGCTGCCGGGTGAAGAAGTAA